A region of the Nitrospinota bacterium genome:
GCTTTAACGCTCTGCCTTACCCCGAGCCGGGGGAGTAGAGCGTTTTTGCGCATAGGAGGGCGAACAAGATGACCCGGAGGAGTTATTCGAGGCTTCTCGGGTTGAGCGTCGGAGCGGCCTGCCTCGTTTGGAGCGGCCTTAATGGGAGCCCCGCCAAGGGGGCAGAAGCCCAGATGCGGCCGGCTATGCTCGACTCTACGATTAAGGTGGGGATTGTCGATCTCAACCGTGCCTTCAGGGAGTCCAAATCGGTCAGCGCGGCCAAGGCCAAACTCATCCAGGATAGGAAAAACAAGCTCCAAGCCCTCAAAGCCCGCCGCGAGGAGATCAAGGTGCTTGGCAAGGAGATCCAGAATCAGCGGGCCCTTCTCTCTGAGGTGGTCCGGCGCCAGAAGGAGGGGGAGCTTAGACAGAAGCTGCGGATATTGGAGCGGCTCAGGAACGACTCCGAACAGGAGCTCAACCGCCGGTACCTCT
Encoded here:
- a CDS encoding OmpH family outer membrane protein, with amino-acid sequence MTRRSYSRLLGLSVGAACLVWSGLNGSPAKGAEAQMRPAMLDSTIKVGIVDLNRAFRESKSVSAAKAKLIQDRKNKLQALKARREEIKVLGKEIQNQRALLSEVVRRQKEGELRQKLRILERLRNDSEQELNRRYLSINRFFLADAKKAIGSLGRDAGYTIIISVDNDLVLYGAKSVDVTDQVIQLMNNNQ